A portion of the Gorilla gorilla gorilla isolate KB3781 chromosome X, NHGRI_mGorGor1-v2.1_pri, whole genome shotgun sequence genome contains these proteins:
- the TBC1D25 gene encoding TBC1 domain family member 25 isoform X3: MDFPASRTKCESFLPPEFRSFAVDPQITSLDVLQHILIRAFDLSGKKNFGISYLGRDRLGQEVYLSLLSDWDLSTAFATASKPYLQLRVDIRPSEDSPLLEDWDIISPKDVIGSDVLLAEKRSSLTTAALPFTQSILTQVGRTLSKVQQVLSWSYGEDVKPFKPPLSDAEFHTYLNHEGQLSRPEELRLRIYHGGVEPSLRKVVWRYLLNVYPDGLTGRERMDYMKRKSREYEQLKSEWAQRASPEDLEFIRSTVLKDVLRTDRAHPYYAGPEDGPHLRALHDLLTTYAVTHPQVSYCQGMSDLASPILAVMDHEGHAFVCFCGIMKRLAANFHPDGRAMATKFAHLKLLLRHADPDFYQYLQEAGADDLFFCYRWLLLELKREFAFDDALRMLEVTWSSLPPDPPEHEVELVGPPSQVADTGFGGHRGWPVRQRHMLRPAGGGSTFEDAVDHLATASQGPGGGGRLLRQASLDGLQQLRDNMGSRRDPLVQLPHPAALISSKSLSEPLLNSPDPLLSSFSHPDSPSSSSPPSTQEASPTGDMAVGSPLTQEVGSPKDPGKSLPPVPPMGLPPPQEFGRGNPFMLFLCLAILLEHRDHIMRNGLDYNELAMHFDRLVRKHHLGRVLRRARALFADYLQSEVWDSEEGAEATAAS; this comes from the exons atggacttcccagcctccagaact AAATGTGAGAGCTTCTTGCCGCCAGAGTTCCGCTCTTTTGCTGTAGATCCCCAGATCACCTCGCTCGACGTGTTGCAGCACATCCTCATCCGAGCCTTTGATTTGAGTGG GAAGAAGAACTTTGGCATCAGCTACCTGGGCCGGGACCGGCTAGGACAGGAAGTTTACCTCTCACTTCTATCTGACTGGGACCTCAGCACAGCCTTTGCCACTGCCTCCAAACCTTACCTGCAATTGCGTGTAGATATTCGGCCCTCGGAGGACA GCCCATTGCTAGAAGACTGGGACATAATCAGCCCCAAAGATGTCATTGGCTCCGACGTGTTGCTGGCTGAGAAACGGTCATCACTGACGACTGCCGCCCTGCCCTTTACACAGTCCATCCTCACTCAG GTGGGCCGTACCTTGTCTAAGGTCCAACAAGTGCTGAGCTGGTCGTATGGGGAAGATGTCAAGCCCTTCAAGCCACCCCTGAGCGATGCTGAGTTTCACACGTACCTGAACCACGAGGGCCAGCTCTCCCGACCTGAGGAGTTGCGCCTGCGGATCTATCATGGCGGTGTGGAGCCCTCGCTGCGAAAG GTGGTGTGGCGGTACCTGCTGAACGTGTATCCAGATGGACTGACAGGCCGAGAGCGGATGGACTACATGAAACGCAAGAGCCGCGAGTATGAGCAGCTCAAGAGCGAGTGGGCCCAGCGAGCGAGCCCTGAGGACCTGGAATTCATCCGCAGCACGGTCCTCAAGGATGTACTGCGCACTGACCGGGCCCACCCCTACTATGCGGGGCCTGAGGATGGCCCACATCTACGAGCGCTGCACGACCTGCTCACCACCTATGCCGTTACCCACCCACAGGTGTCCTACTGCCAGGGCATGAGTGACCTTGCCTCACCCATCCTCGCTGTCATGGACCATGAGGGCCATGCCTTTGTTTGCTTTTGTGGCATCATGAAACGCCTGGCCGCCAACTTCCACCCTGACGGCCGCGCCATGGCCACCAAGTTTGCACACTTGAAGCTGTTGCTGCGACACGCTGACCCTGACTTTTACCAATACCTGCAAGAGGCAGGCGCTGATGACCTCTTCTTCTGTTACCGCTGGCTGCTGCTGGAGCTCAAGCGTGAGTTCGCCTTCGACGATGCCCTCCGCATGCTTGAGGTCACTTGGAGTTCGCTGCCCCCTGATCCTCCTGAACATGAGGTAGAGCTGGTTGGACCCCCCAGCCAAGTGGCAGACACTGGTTTTGGTGGCCACAGGGGGTGGCCTGTGCGACAGAGGCACATGCTGAGGCCTGCTGGAGGAGGTAGTACCTTTGAAGATGCTGTTGACCACCTGGCCACAGCCAGTCAGGGGCCTGGTGGTGGGGGGCGTCTCCTGAGACAGGCCAGCTTGGATGGCCTCCAGCAACTCAGGGATAACATGGGCTCCAGGAGGGACCCTCTGGTCCAGCTGCCCCACCCAGCTGCCCTTATCAGCTCCAAgtccctctctgagcctttatTGAACTCCCCAGACCCACTGCTCTCCTCCTTTTCCCACCCTGATTCCCCATCTTCCTCATCTCCACCATCCACCCAGGAGGCCTCTCCCACTGGTGATATGGCTGTAGGATCCCCCTTGACGCAAGAGGTAGGCTCCCCGAAAGACCCTGGAAAGTCCCTGCCACCTGTACCACCAATGGGCCTGCCCCCGCCCCAGGAGTTTGGCCGGGGGAACCCATTCATGCTGTTCCTCTGCCTGGCCATCCTGCTGGAGCACCGCGACCACATCATGCGCAATGGGCTGGATTATAATGAGCTGGCCATGCACTTTGACCGCCTTGTGCGAAAACACCACCTGGGGCGCGTCCTGCGCCGGGCCAGGGCTCTCTTTGCTGATTACCTGCAGTCAGAGGTGTGGGACTCAGAGGAGGGGGCTGAGGCCACAGCCGCATCTTGA
- the TBC1D25 gene encoding TBC1 domain family member 25 isoform X2 — protein sequence MATASGAADLSGSGAPPPGVGAQAAAAAEEEEREVVRVRVKKCESFLPPEFRSFAVDPQITSLDVLQHILIRAFDLSGKKNFGISYLGRDRLGQEVYLSLLSDWDLSTAFATASKPYLQLRVDIRPSEDSPLLEDWDIISPKDVIGSDVLLAEKRSSLTTAALPFTQSILTQVGRTLSKVQQVLSWSYGEDVKPFKPPLSDAEFHTYLNHEGQLSRPEELRLRIYHGGVEPSLRKVVWRYLLNVYPDGLTGRERMDYMKRKSREYEQLKSEWAQRASPEDLEFIRSTVLKDVLRTDRAHPYYAGPEDGPHLRALHDLLTTYAVTHPQVSYCQGMSDLASPILAVMDHEGHAFVCFCGIMKRLAANFHPDGRAMATKFAHLKLLLRHADPDFYQYLQEAGADDLFFCYRWLLLELKREFAFDDALRMLEVTWSSLPPDPPEHEVELVGPPSQVADTGFGGHRGWPVRQRHMLRPAGGGSTFEDAVDHLATASQGPGGGGRLLRQASLDGLQQLRDNMGSRRDPLVQLPHPAALISSKSLSEPLLNSPDPLLSSFSHPDSPSSSSPPSTQEASPTGDMAVGSPLTQEVGSPKDPGKSLPPVPPMGLPPPQEFGRGNPFMLFLCLAILLEHRDHIMRNGLDYNELAMHFDRLVRKHHLGRVLRRARALFADYLQSEVWDSEEGAEATAAS from the exons ATGGCGACAGCCTCCGGGGCCGCGGACTTGTCTGGCTCCGGAGCGCCCCCGCCCGGTGTGGGAGCTCAGGCGGCGGCGGCCGCTGAGGAGGAGGAGCGAGAGGTGGTGCGGGTCCGAGTCAAG AAATGTGAGAGCTTCTTGCCGCCAGAGTTCCGCTCTTTTGCTGTAGATCCCCAGATCACCTCGCTCGACGTGTTGCAGCACATCCTCATCCGAGCCTTTGATTTGAGTGG GAAGAAGAACTTTGGCATCAGCTACCTGGGCCGGGACCGGCTAGGACAGGAAGTTTACCTCTCACTTCTATCTGACTGGGACCTCAGCACAGCCTTTGCCACTGCCTCCAAACCTTACCTGCAATTGCGTGTAGATATTCGGCCCTCGGAGGACA GCCCATTGCTAGAAGACTGGGACATAATCAGCCCCAAAGATGTCATTGGCTCCGACGTGTTGCTGGCTGAGAAACGGTCATCACTGACGACTGCCGCCCTGCCCTTTACACAGTCCATCCTCACTCAG GTGGGCCGTACCTTGTCTAAGGTCCAACAAGTGCTGAGCTGGTCGTATGGGGAAGATGTCAAGCCCTTCAAGCCACCCCTGAGCGATGCTGAGTTTCACACGTACCTGAACCACGAGGGCCAGCTCTCCCGACCTGAGGAGTTGCGCCTGCGGATCTATCATGGCGGTGTGGAGCCCTCGCTGCGAAAG GTGGTGTGGCGGTACCTGCTGAACGTGTATCCAGATGGACTGACAGGCCGAGAGCGGATGGACTACATGAAACGCAAGAGCCGCGAGTATGAGCAGCTCAAGAGCGAGTGGGCCCAGCGAGCGAGCCCTGAGGACCTGGAATTCATCCGCAGCACGGTCCTCAAGGATGTACTGCGCACTGACCGGGCCCACCCCTACTATGCGGGGCCTGAGGATGGCCCACATCTACGAGCGCTGCACGACCTGCTCACCACCTATGCCGTTACCCACCCACAGGTGTCCTACTGCCAGGGCATGAGTGACCTTGCCTCACCCATCCTCGCTGTCATGGACCATGAGGGCCATGCCTTTGTTTGCTTTTGTGGCATCATGAAACGCCTGGCCGCCAACTTCCACCCTGACGGCCGCGCCATGGCCACCAAGTTTGCACACTTGAAGCTGTTGCTGCGACACGCTGACCCTGACTTTTACCAATACCTGCAAGAGGCAGGCGCTGATGACCTCTTCTTCTGTTACCGCTGGCTGCTGCTGGAGCTCAAGCGTGAGTTCGCCTTCGACGATGCCCTCCGCATGCTTGAGGTCACTTGGAGTTCGCTGCCCCCTGATCCTCCTGAACATGAGGTAGAGCTGGTTGGACCCCCCAGCCAAGTGGCAGACACTGGTTTTGGTGGCCACAGGGGGTGGCCTGTGCGACAGAGGCACATGCTGAGGCCTGCTGGAGGAGGTAGTACCTTTGAAGATGCTGTTGACCACCTGGCCACAGCCAGTCAGGGGCCTGGTGGTGGGGGGCGTCTCCTGAGACAGGCCAGCTTGGATGGCCTCCAGCAACTCAGGGATAACATGGGCTCCAGGAGGGACCCTCTGGTCCAGCTGCCCCACCCAGCTGCCCTTATCAGCTCCAAgtccctctctgagcctttatTGAACTCCCCAGACCCACTGCTCTCCTCCTTTTCCCACCCTGATTCCCCATCTTCCTCATCTCCACCATCCACCCAGGAGGCCTCTCCCACTGGTGATATGGCTGTAGGATCCCCCTTGACGCAAGAGGTAGGCTCCCCGAAAGACCCTGGAAAGTCCCTGCCACCTGTACCACCAATGGGCCTGCCCCCGCCCCAGGAGTTTGGCCGGGGGAACCCATTCATGCTGTTCCTCTGCCTGGCCATCCTGCTGGAGCACCGCGACCACATCATGCGCAATGGGCTGGATTATAATGAGCTGGCCATGCACTTTGACCGCCTTGTGCGAAAACACCACCTGGGGCGCGTCCTGCGCCGGGCCAGGGCTCTCTTTGCTGATTACCTGCAGTCAGAGGTGTGGGACTCAGAGGAGGGGGCTGAGGCCACAGCCGCATCTTGA
- the TBC1D25 gene encoding TBC1 domain family member 25 isoform X1 gives MATASGAADLSGSGAPPPGVGAQAAAAAEEEEREVVRVRVKVRLAKCESFLPPEFRSFAVDPQITSLDVLQHILIRAFDLSGKKNFGISYLGRDRLGQEVYLSLLSDWDLSTAFATASKPYLQLRVDIRPSEDSPLLEDWDIISPKDVIGSDVLLAEKRSSLTTAALPFTQSILTQVGRTLSKVQQVLSWSYGEDVKPFKPPLSDAEFHTYLNHEGQLSRPEELRLRIYHGGVEPSLRKVVWRYLLNVYPDGLTGRERMDYMKRKSREYEQLKSEWAQRASPEDLEFIRSTVLKDVLRTDRAHPYYAGPEDGPHLRALHDLLTTYAVTHPQVSYCQGMSDLASPILAVMDHEGHAFVCFCGIMKRLAANFHPDGRAMATKFAHLKLLLRHADPDFYQYLQEAGADDLFFCYRWLLLELKREFAFDDALRMLEVTWSSLPPDPPEHEVELVGPPSQVADTGFGGHRGWPVRQRHMLRPAGGGSTFEDAVDHLATASQGPGGGGRLLRQASLDGLQQLRDNMGSRRDPLVQLPHPAALISSKSLSEPLLNSPDPLLSSFSHPDSPSSSSPPSTQEASPTGDMAVGSPLTQEVGSPKDPGKSLPPVPPMGLPPPQEFGRGNPFMLFLCLAILLEHRDHIMRNGLDYNELAMHFDRLVRKHHLGRVLRRARALFADYLQSEVWDSEEGAEATAAS, from the exons ATGGCGACAGCCTCCGGGGCCGCGGACTTGTCTGGCTCCGGAGCGCCCCCGCCCGGTGTGGGAGCTCAGGCGGCGGCGGCCGCTGAGGAGGAGGAGCGAGAGGTGGTGCGGGTCCGAGTCAAGGTGAGGCTGGCG AAATGTGAGAGCTTCTTGCCGCCAGAGTTCCGCTCTTTTGCTGTAGATCCCCAGATCACCTCGCTCGACGTGTTGCAGCACATCCTCATCCGAGCCTTTGATTTGAGTGG GAAGAAGAACTTTGGCATCAGCTACCTGGGCCGGGACCGGCTAGGACAGGAAGTTTACCTCTCACTTCTATCTGACTGGGACCTCAGCACAGCCTTTGCCACTGCCTCCAAACCTTACCTGCAATTGCGTGTAGATATTCGGCCCTCGGAGGACA GCCCATTGCTAGAAGACTGGGACATAATCAGCCCCAAAGATGTCATTGGCTCCGACGTGTTGCTGGCTGAGAAACGGTCATCACTGACGACTGCCGCCCTGCCCTTTACACAGTCCATCCTCACTCAG GTGGGCCGTACCTTGTCTAAGGTCCAACAAGTGCTGAGCTGGTCGTATGGGGAAGATGTCAAGCCCTTCAAGCCACCCCTGAGCGATGCTGAGTTTCACACGTACCTGAACCACGAGGGCCAGCTCTCCCGACCTGAGGAGTTGCGCCTGCGGATCTATCATGGCGGTGTGGAGCCCTCGCTGCGAAAG GTGGTGTGGCGGTACCTGCTGAACGTGTATCCAGATGGACTGACAGGCCGAGAGCGGATGGACTACATGAAACGCAAGAGCCGCGAGTATGAGCAGCTCAAGAGCGAGTGGGCCCAGCGAGCGAGCCCTGAGGACCTGGAATTCATCCGCAGCACGGTCCTCAAGGATGTACTGCGCACTGACCGGGCCCACCCCTACTATGCGGGGCCTGAGGATGGCCCACATCTACGAGCGCTGCACGACCTGCTCACCACCTATGCCGTTACCCACCCACAGGTGTCCTACTGCCAGGGCATGAGTGACCTTGCCTCACCCATCCTCGCTGTCATGGACCATGAGGGCCATGCCTTTGTTTGCTTTTGTGGCATCATGAAACGCCTGGCCGCCAACTTCCACCCTGACGGCCGCGCCATGGCCACCAAGTTTGCACACTTGAAGCTGTTGCTGCGACACGCTGACCCTGACTTTTACCAATACCTGCAAGAGGCAGGCGCTGATGACCTCTTCTTCTGTTACCGCTGGCTGCTGCTGGAGCTCAAGCGTGAGTTCGCCTTCGACGATGCCCTCCGCATGCTTGAGGTCACTTGGAGTTCGCTGCCCCCTGATCCTCCTGAACATGAGGTAGAGCTGGTTGGACCCCCCAGCCAAGTGGCAGACACTGGTTTTGGTGGCCACAGGGGGTGGCCTGTGCGACAGAGGCACATGCTGAGGCCTGCTGGAGGAGGTAGTACCTTTGAAGATGCTGTTGACCACCTGGCCACAGCCAGTCAGGGGCCTGGTGGTGGGGGGCGTCTCCTGAGACAGGCCAGCTTGGATGGCCTCCAGCAACTCAGGGATAACATGGGCTCCAGGAGGGACCCTCTGGTCCAGCTGCCCCACCCAGCTGCCCTTATCAGCTCCAAgtccctctctgagcctttatTGAACTCCCCAGACCCACTGCTCTCCTCCTTTTCCCACCCTGATTCCCCATCTTCCTCATCTCCACCATCCACCCAGGAGGCCTCTCCCACTGGTGATATGGCTGTAGGATCCCCCTTGACGCAAGAGGTAGGCTCCCCGAAAGACCCTGGAAAGTCCCTGCCACCTGTACCACCAATGGGCCTGCCCCCGCCCCAGGAGTTTGGCCGGGGGAACCCATTCATGCTGTTCCTCTGCCTGGCCATCCTGCTGGAGCACCGCGACCACATCATGCGCAATGGGCTGGATTATAATGAGCTGGCCATGCACTTTGACCGCCTTGTGCGAAAACACCACCTGGGGCGCGTCCTGCGCCGGGCCAGGGCTCTCTTTGCTGATTACCTGCAGTCAGAGGTGTGGGACTCAGAGGAGGGGGCTGAGGCCACAGCCGCATCTTGA
- the TBC1D25 gene encoding TBC1 domain family member 25 isoform X4 — MLGTVQWATDLYSGYLAFVWKKNFGISYLGRDRLGQEVYLSLLSDWDLSTAFATASKPYLQLRVDIRPSEDSPLLEDWDIISPKDVIGSDVLLAEKRSSLTTAALPFTQSILTQVGRTLSKVQQVLSWSYGEDVKPFKPPLSDAEFHTYLNHEGQLSRPEELRLRIYHGGVEPSLRKVVWRYLLNVYPDGLTGRERMDYMKRKSREYEQLKSEWAQRASPEDLEFIRSTVLKDVLRTDRAHPYYAGPEDGPHLRALHDLLTTYAVTHPQVSYCQGMSDLASPILAVMDHEGHAFVCFCGIMKRLAANFHPDGRAMATKFAHLKLLLRHADPDFYQYLQEAGADDLFFCYRWLLLELKREFAFDDALRMLEVTWSSLPPDPPEHEVELVGPPSQVADTGFGGHRGWPVRQRHMLRPAGGGSTFEDAVDHLATASQGPGGGGRLLRQASLDGLQQLRDNMGSRRDPLVQLPHPAALISSKSLSEPLLNSPDPLLSSFSHPDSPSSSSPPSTQEASPTGDMAVGSPLTQEVGSPKDPGKSLPPVPPMGLPPPQEFGRGNPFMLFLCLAILLEHRDHIMRNGLDYNELAMHFDRLVRKHHLGRVLRRARALFADYLQSEVWDSEEGAEATAAS, encoded by the exons ATGCTGGGGACTGTCCAGTGGGCCACCGACCTCTACAGTGGCTATCTGGCCTTTGTTT GGAAGAAGAACTTTGGCATCAGCTACCTGGGCCGGGACCGGCTAGGACAGGAAGTTTACCTCTCACTTCTATCTGACTGGGACCTCAGCACAGCCTTTGCCACTGCCTCCAAACCTTACCTGCAATTGCGTGTAGATATTCGGCCCTCGGAGGACA GCCCATTGCTAGAAGACTGGGACATAATCAGCCCCAAAGATGTCATTGGCTCCGACGTGTTGCTGGCTGAGAAACGGTCATCACTGACGACTGCCGCCCTGCCCTTTACACAGTCCATCCTCACTCAG GTGGGCCGTACCTTGTCTAAGGTCCAACAAGTGCTGAGCTGGTCGTATGGGGAAGATGTCAAGCCCTTCAAGCCACCCCTGAGCGATGCTGAGTTTCACACGTACCTGAACCACGAGGGCCAGCTCTCCCGACCTGAGGAGTTGCGCCTGCGGATCTATCATGGCGGTGTGGAGCCCTCGCTGCGAAAG GTGGTGTGGCGGTACCTGCTGAACGTGTATCCAGATGGACTGACAGGCCGAGAGCGGATGGACTACATGAAACGCAAGAGCCGCGAGTATGAGCAGCTCAAGAGCGAGTGGGCCCAGCGAGCGAGCCCTGAGGACCTGGAATTCATCCGCAGCACGGTCCTCAAGGATGTACTGCGCACTGACCGGGCCCACCCCTACTATGCGGGGCCTGAGGATGGCCCACATCTACGAGCGCTGCACGACCTGCTCACCACCTATGCCGTTACCCACCCACAGGTGTCCTACTGCCAGGGCATGAGTGACCTTGCCTCACCCATCCTCGCTGTCATGGACCATGAGGGCCATGCCTTTGTTTGCTTTTGTGGCATCATGAAACGCCTGGCCGCCAACTTCCACCCTGACGGCCGCGCCATGGCCACCAAGTTTGCACACTTGAAGCTGTTGCTGCGACACGCTGACCCTGACTTTTACCAATACCTGCAAGAGGCAGGCGCTGATGACCTCTTCTTCTGTTACCGCTGGCTGCTGCTGGAGCTCAAGCGTGAGTTCGCCTTCGACGATGCCCTCCGCATGCTTGAGGTCACTTGGAGTTCGCTGCCCCCTGATCCTCCTGAACATGAGGTAGAGCTGGTTGGACCCCCCAGCCAAGTGGCAGACACTGGTTTTGGTGGCCACAGGGGGTGGCCTGTGCGACAGAGGCACATGCTGAGGCCTGCTGGAGGAGGTAGTACCTTTGAAGATGCTGTTGACCACCTGGCCACAGCCAGTCAGGGGCCTGGTGGTGGGGGGCGTCTCCTGAGACAGGCCAGCTTGGATGGCCTCCAGCAACTCAGGGATAACATGGGCTCCAGGAGGGACCCTCTGGTCCAGCTGCCCCACCCAGCTGCCCTTATCAGCTCCAAgtccctctctgagcctttatTGAACTCCCCAGACCCACTGCTCTCCTCCTTTTCCCACCCTGATTCCCCATCTTCCTCATCTCCACCATCCACCCAGGAGGCCTCTCCCACTGGTGATATGGCTGTAGGATCCCCCTTGACGCAAGAGGTAGGCTCCCCGAAAGACCCTGGAAAGTCCCTGCCACCTGTACCACCAATGGGCCTGCCCCCGCCCCAGGAGTTTGGCCGGGGGAACCCATTCATGCTGTTCCTCTGCCTGGCCATCCTGCTGGAGCACCGCGACCACATCATGCGCAATGGGCTGGATTATAATGAGCTGGCCATGCACTTTGACCGCCTTGTGCGAAAACACCACCTGGGGCGCGTCCTGCGCCGGGCCAGGGCTCTCTTTGCTGATTACCTGCAGTCAGAGGTGTGGGACTCAGAGGAGGGGGCTGAGGCCACAGCCGCATCTTGA
- the RBM3 gene encoding RNA-binding protein 3, with translation MSSEEGKLFVGGLNFNTDEQALEDHFSSFGPISEVVVVKDRETQRSRGFGFITFTNPEHASVAMRAMNGESLDGRQIRVDHAGKSARGTRGGGFGAHGRGRSYSRGGGDQGYGSGRYYDSRPGGYGYGYGRSRDYNGRNQGGYDRYSGGNYRDNYDN, from the exons ATGTCCTCTGAAGAAGGAAAGCTCTTCGTGGGAGGGCTCAATTTTAACACCGACGAGCAGGCACTGGAAGACCACTTCAGCAGTTTCGGACCTATCTCTGAGG TGGTCGTTGTCAAGGACCGGGAGACTCAGCGGTCCAGGGGTTTTGGTTTCATCACCTTCACCAACCCAGAGCATGCTTCAGTTGCCATGAGAGCCATGAACGGAGAG TCTCTGGATGGTCGTCAGATCCGTGTGGATCATGCAGGCAAGTCTGCTCGGGGAACCAGAGGAGGTGGCTTTGGGGCCCATGGGCGTGGTCGCAGCTACTCTAGAG GTGGTGGGGACCAGGGCTATGGGAGTGGCAGGTATTATGACAGTCGACCTGGAGGGTATGGATATGGATATGGACGTTCCAGAGACTATAATGGCAG aaacCAGGGTGGTTATGACCGCTACTCAGGAGGAAATTACAGAGACAATTATGACAACTGA